From the genome of Sulfurimonas paralvinellae:
AAAATACACTCAAATCATTAGCTATGATTGCACCTATGATACTTGCTGTCATCGGTCTTGTCGGGCTTTTTGAGATCTTTATCACCCCAGAGATGATTCATTCTCTTTTTCATGATGCCGTCATTCATGATACACTCATCGGAACACTTGCCGGAGCTGTCTCGGTCGGACAGCCATTTTTGAGCTACATTATAGGCGGAGAACTTTTAAAAGAGGGTGTCTCTTTTTATGCGGTCACTGCTTTCATACTCTCATATGTTACCCTGGGTGTGATTCAGCTGCCTTTGGAATTTTCCATTTTTGGTATGAGATTTGCCGTTATTAGAAATCTACTGAG
Proteins encoded in this window:
- a CDS encoding permease, coding for MTENIAKRLKTASKNTLKSLAMIAPMILAVIGLVGLFEIFITPEMIHSLFHDAVIHDTLIGTLAGAVSVGQPFLSYIIGGELLKEGVSFYAVTAFILSYVTLGVIQLPLEFSIFGMRFAVIRNLLSILFAILISWTTVYTIHLIERIFA